In a single window of the Rhineura floridana isolate rRhiFlo1 chromosome 3, rRhiFlo1.hap2, whole genome shotgun sequence genome:
- the LOC133381673 gene encoding regulator of G-protein signaling 10-like: MFTRAASRLSRKRPPSEINDNDSKPSSSHQSLNGTTRWATSLENLLEDPEGVKRFRMQTKANEIYTTFLSSKASFQVNVEGQSRLDESILEEPHPLMFQKLQNQIFNLMKYDSYSRFLKSDAFLKLKQTEEQEENSPDAQTVAKRASRIYNT, translated from the exons ATGTTCACCCGTGCGGCGAGCAGGCTTAGTAGGAAGCGACCTCCGTCAGAAATAAATGACAACGACAGCAAGCCAAGCAGCAGCCACCAAAGTTTAAATGGTACCACAAGATGGGCTACATCGCTAGAAAATTTACTGGAGGATCCAGAAGGCGTCAAGAGATTTAGGATGCAGACAAAGGCAAATGAAATTTACACGACTTTCCTGTCAAGTAAAGCTTCTTTCCAAGTCAACGTTGAAGGGCAATCCCGTTTGGATGAGTCAATATTGGAAGAACCTCACCCTCTAATGTTTCAGAAACTTCAAAAC CAGATCTTCAACCTCATGAAGTATGATAGCTACAGCCGCTTCTTAAAGTCAGATGCATTTCTTAAACTGAAGCAGACCGAAGAACAGGAAGAGAATTCACCAGATGCTCAAACTGTAGCAAAAAGAGCTTCTAGAATTTACAACACATGa